From Microbacterium croceum, a single genomic window includes:
- the pepN gene encoding aminopeptidase N — MDTANLTREETAARSAAVVVHSIRVELDLTGATDPRNSGFPTVTTIDFDATAPETWLDFIGESVDRVTLNGVEQMPRHDGARIALEGLAAHNVVVVEAVGTYSRSGEGLHRFVDPADGETYLYTQYEPADSRRVMACFEQPDIKAPYTFVVRAPAGWEVLSNQAVAGQESADEWQRVEFAPTLPISSYITAVAAGPYVRVEGEWSREDQRIALGLFARRSLAPYLESDEILEVTRQGLDFFTEAFAYPYPWGKYDQIFVPEYNLGAMENPGLVTFTEAYLSRGAATEAQRAARANTILHEMAHMWFGDLVTMRWWDDLWLKESFADYMGAHASAAATRFTDAWVKFAASRKAWAYQQDQLPTTHPIVADITDLEAAKLNFDGITYAKGAAVLKQLVAFVGEDAFFEGARRYFAAHAFGNTTLDDLLAQLSAVSGRDMSDWSRAWLETTGMSTLALEEAADGTVELVQTDPRPHRLRIGIYVRAGDRIVRQQQVSLDIAAPRTAVDLPPADLVILNDDDLTYAKARLDERSLRTVETSLSAVEDPLARALLWSSLWNATRDGELDASRYLAVARAHAPSESNIGLLTGVIADAAYAVRHFATDERRAQEQRAWTETAWAALQTADAGSDAQLSWARALAGASTYDDLHSADLREILDGAAPDGLTVDPDLRWQLLTALVTTGHATGEDIEAESARDDTGTGRTAARRAWASRPDADVRRAAWDAAWDDLTLSNDHLDAEIAGFRAGGRRDLISAFDAAYFARIGAVWSSRSIELARRLVIGLFPATDSLALVDTWLAENETAPAALLRIVIEQRDHLARELRVRAAQR, encoded by the coding sequence ATGGACACCGCCAATCTCACCCGCGAGGAGACGGCGGCGCGATCCGCTGCTGTCGTCGTGCACAGCATCCGCGTCGAGCTCGATCTGACGGGCGCCACCGATCCTCGTAACAGCGGCTTCCCGACCGTCACGACGATCGACTTCGACGCGACGGCACCGGAGACCTGGCTCGACTTCATCGGCGAGTCCGTGGATCGCGTCACGCTCAACGGCGTGGAGCAGATGCCTCGCCATGATGGTGCCCGGATCGCTCTGGAAGGACTTGCTGCGCACAACGTCGTCGTGGTCGAGGCGGTCGGCACGTACAGCCGTTCCGGTGAGGGCCTTCACCGCTTCGTCGACCCGGCGGACGGCGAGACGTACCTCTACACGCAGTACGAGCCAGCGGATTCTCGCCGGGTGATGGCCTGCTTCGAGCAGCCGGACATCAAAGCGCCGTACACGTTCGTGGTGCGCGCTCCGGCGGGGTGGGAGGTACTGTCGAACCAGGCCGTTGCGGGCCAGGAGAGCGCGGACGAATGGCAGCGCGTCGAGTTCGCCCCGACGCTGCCGATCTCCAGCTACATCACTGCCGTCGCTGCCGGACCCTATGTGCGCGTCGAGGGCGAGTGGTCGCGTGAGGATCAGCGGATCGCGCTCGGGCTGTTCGCCCGGCGCTCGCTCGCGCCGTACCTGGAGTCCGACGAGATCCTCGAGGTCACCCGCCAGGGGCTCGACTTCTTCACCGAGGCATTCGCGTACCCGTATCCCTGGGGAAAGTACGACCAGATCTTCGTGCCCGAGTACAACCTCGGCGCGATGGAGAACCCGGGCCTGGTGACGTTCACCGAGGCGTATCTGTCCCGGGGAGCGGCGACCGAGGCGCAGCGCGCCGCGCGGGCGAACACGATCCTCCACGAGATGGCGCACATGTGGTTCGGCGACCTCGTCACCATGCGCTGGTGGGACGATCTCTGGCTCAAGGAGTCGTTCGCCGACTATATGGGAGCACACGCCTCCGCCGCGGCCACCCGGTTCACCGATGCCTGGGTGAAGTTCGCCGCCAGCCGCAAGGCGTGGGCGTATCAGCAGGATCAGCTCCCCACCACGCATCCGATCGTCGCCGACATCACCGACCTCGAGGCGGCGAAGCTGAATTTCGACGGCATCACGTACGCCAAGGGCGCGGCGGTGCTCAAGCAGCTCGTCGCATTCGTGGGCGAGGACGCATTCTTCGAGGGCGCACGGCGGTACTTCGCCGCTCATGCCTTCGGCAACACGACGCTCGATGATCTGCTCGCGCAGCTGAGCGCCGTCTCCGGGCGCGACATGAGCGACTGGTCGCGGGCGTGGCTCGAGACCACCGGCATGTCCACGCTCGCGCTCGAGGAGGCTGCAGACGGCACGGTCGAGCTCGTGCAGACGGATCCGCGTCCCCATCGCCTGCGCATCGGGATCTATGTACGTGCGGGTGACCGCATCGTGCGTCAGCAGCAGGTGTCGCTGGACATCGCCGCACCCCGCACGGCCGTCGATCTTCCTCCCGCCGACCTCGTGATCCTGAACGATGACGACCTAACGTATGCGAAGGCGCGGCTCGACGAGCGGTCCCTGCGCACCGTCGAGACATCGCTGTCGGCGGTCGAGGACCCGCTGGCGCGGGCGCTGCTCTGGTCCTCGCTGTGGAACGCGACACGCGACGGCGAACTCGATGCGTCCCGCTATCTCGCTGTCGCCCGCGCGCACGCGCCGTCGGAGTCGAACATCGGCCTGCTCACCGGCGTCATCGCCGACGCCGCATACGCCGTGCGTCACTTCGCCACGGATGAACGGCGTGCCCAGGAGCAGCGGGCGTGGACCGAGACCGCCTGGGCGGCTCTGCAGACGGCGGATGCCGGCAGCGACGCGCAGCTGAGCTGGGCCCGTGCCCTCGCCGGTGCCTCGACCTATGACGATCTCCACAGTGCCGATCTGCGCGAGATCCTCGACGGCGCGGCACCGGACGGACTCACGGTCGACCCCGATCTGCGGTGGCAGCTGCTCACGGCCCTCGTCACCACCGGGCACGCGACGGGAGAGGATATCGAGGCCGAGTCCGCACGCGACGATACGGGCACCGGACGCACCGCGGCGCGCCGAGCGTGGGCGTCGCGACCGGATGCGGACGTACGGCGTGCTGCCTGGGACGCCGCCTGGGACGATCTGACGCTCAGCAACGACCATCTGGACGCGGAGATCGCTGGCTTCCGCGCCGGCGGCCGACGCGATCTGATCTCGGCGTTCGACGCGGCATACTTCGCGCGCATCGGAGCGGTGTGGAGCTCGCGCAGCATCGAGCTCGCCCGTCGACTGGTGATCGGACTGTTCCCCGCGACGGACTCGCTCGCGCTGGTCGACACCTGGCTCGCCGAGAATGAGACGGCGC